In the genome of Primulina tabacum isolate GXHZ01 chromosome 13, ASM2559414v2, whole genome shotgun sequence, the window AACTATCAGGATATTGAAGGAAATAGGAGTTTAGACGCCGGGCTTGGATCGTAACTTCTCGAGCTCCTTGGAGGATCtgtgaataagaaaataaccacgtgaatgggcgccgcaGGAgagtccggcgtggccactccgatgcttaagtcagcagggtactcaagcaataaaaccaatgtagccaagtgatggctgtgaTGATTGGTGTGTAGTAAATGAGAGTATTAAATGTGAATCAATATCTCAAAGATCGTAAATGCAAGTAAAggacctgatatttatagtagaggatacaatgatgacctcgttcttcgtgtgagagcattaattataataagGTGGCTAATTATACCCcattgttctgacatgtcaaatcgcacACTTGTCACATCCAGACCACTTGATTCATTGACCACTTGTAATAATGTCAGAGATAAATCGGCTATAAACACTGTTGATCGGCGACATTAAATACTTCACTCATATCGAAGTGATCAGGGTGAGGTATTCCTTGGGATTCCTTATAAGAACATAAATGTATAACTTCTCAGAGAGGTTCTGCTTCGGGTGATCTCGTGGCCTGGCCTCTGATTGACCGGCTCTTTCCGTGGGTTCTTCCAGCCACTTTCTCGTTATCCTGGGTAATTTCATGACTCGGGTGCCGATCCGTCCGATTACTTTATTGGTATGGTCAGAACCTTTTATTCTCCTGACCCGGGCATTTAAGCATGGAtattatccatgacccgggataTCTCGGGGCATCATCTATAACAATAGACTTATCTATTCCCATGTTCATTTCAACGGAAAACGACAGTGGGATGTCATCAAATGGGAGACAAAAGTCACAAAACGAAGAcaagtttattattattatgaaagTTTTCATTTCCATTGTTATTGGCTAGAGTGTATCAAAAGGAGAGATGAAATTTTTAGAGCGTtacacaaacttattttaagaAACGCATAATCCCACTCTTTCTTATTCCAAGTTTATACCTGAAAAACAAATAATCTTTGATATGCTAGGTTTATTCCAAGTTCATTTTTCCGAGCTAACACAGACAACAAAGAATGACTGTGTGGATTTACATCTCAAATTTCTTTCTCAGCAGACTTAATCATTTCATACAGAGATTTTATAGGACTGTTTGGACTTTGAGGATCATCATTGCCAGAGTCTGTACGGGGATTTTCTTCGGCAAATtcattcattttattttgatttatgtcATCGAAGTATTGGTTTCCATGTTCAGTATTACAAAAGTATTGATTAGATTGAATCAAGTCAATGAATTCTTGTTGAATTGATCTGTTTACGAAACAAGTAGATGAAGAAGGAACCTCCATATTGAAGTTTGGAAACATAGGAGGGACGTACTGATCACCATGATAGTTGCCAACAATAATAGTTCGGTACGAAACCATATCTACCTAAATGAAACTTTACAGTCTCGGCATCATCAAAACATTTGTTTCGACACTTCTTACGGTTGCATGGACGTCGTGATTTCCCATCCAATAAACACTCAGGATGACTAAGTGCAAATGACACAAGTGTCTCAACACCAACACAAAATTCACTACTTAAGAATTCATTCTCTAACCTACGATACATCCAACTTCTATCTGTGTTACCCATTGAAGCCTACAAgtgtttaaatattaatttatttaaaatctattatcaaaaacaataaaacaaaaaGTTAAGTAAGTATCAACAAAAATAACATTAACTTAATTATctagtaaaaaaaaaactcatgcatgatttacaaaataaataatctactacgctaaaattcataaataaaatactacgttaaaattcattaataaaatactacgcaaaaattaaaattaaatattaagatTTCTATAAAGAAAACGCTTTAAAAACCTGACGTGCGCGAAGATCACACCGACGAGCAAATCTACAAAATTAATACGAAAAAATGTTAGTACAAAGTAAAAAAATCGAAACTGCGAAATAATTGATAGAATTTCGCCACTACCAGAGAAGAAAGGCGAAAATCGCTGAAAAAAGGACGTTGGTATATATAGAATTCTAGCGACGGGTTTTGCAACGCGGCGCAGCGTGCGGACGCCCTGCGCGCACAGGAACTGCCACTGGCtgaaacgttcgggcagcgggcgggcaGCGGGGACGACTGCCCAGGACCGTCTCGGGAAGCATGCTGATtggtgggcttgaattgtttgggcccatggtacaattttctgatttttcaaaattttaggtaaaattgatatttttgaaattgattcaatttttctttttgaaaattaatttttgaaaaattaataattttcttgtaaaataaataattagaatatgattttaattatttatggtaaaaatgagtttttacaagaaatcaattattattgatataattggaaattaaataaaggagtttatttaatttgttaaattctttaataattgtggtggttagtgatataattattagatatatgatttattaattaattaaattttttaattaaattgatgttaatattgatattaaatgcatgaatgaTGATCGAGAGCTTTGACCAATGCGTTAGGTGTatattaggatattttactgttttattcatttttaatatttgatattattgaagtgggcctggtttatggcccgttcccaccccatgagatgtatcccttatgtgccatggctatttaaatgtaattattagaaatagtgggagatcaagactggaagatggtggacccgatgaacgagatgaagacatgtaaaatattggaagctcttgtaatagttgcatttgcatccctgcattcacctaggtttggacctggatccatgtatggctcacatggatctaatagtgttggcgatcgatcatccttatttattgttgaatgtcatattatgatatatatgcgatatatagtagtatgcatgtatatatattattagataatatagttgcatgaatccggcaaacatacaaactcatGGCACGCGtgtttgaaaataaaatgatgagacaaattttaaattaaaatccctcattttgaatatgattcaaaatttatatcaaaccgaataagtaaaaattaaaagagtttaatttttccttgccttccatcaaccgtggttgcatgttgatcgctacccgcggataGTGTCTGGCTCATGTTATTGGGAAGGCCTGGAtgtcggaaagctgtgacttccaccggacatatgatgtgaattgagtggaactcccatgacttcggctcatattattgggggaactcatggcgacagtccactacaattcaatattgatgggttggtttgacacgtgaaaataaacgacgccatattattgggtccttattaaacgtgaggcgaaACATGCGGAGGTTGCATGGGGATGCAATTGTATTCTACCTTTTAGagattatgattggctgatattattcggaattataattggctaattggactctacgtgcccactaaggaaatacgatttcccttttttcatcagagggtggtggaaatgtcaaaatagttggagggaaatttataaaataaaaatccatattttatatcctaaaattattttaaaatagtcagtaACAATTATCTGTTTTTCTTTTTCAGTATATTTGCAATGTCGTCACGCAATCCACTTTCAATCATTCTCGATCAAAACAAGTTGACTGGCCCTAACTATAATGACtggtttcgaaatttaaaaattgttctGAGCTCGGAAAAGATTCTGTATGTGCTTGATAAGAAGCCACCGAAAGAGGCTGCTTCGGACATCAGTGAGACTGAACTAGCTAAGCTTGAGAAATGGTGGgaccatgatctccaagctaaaaGCTATATGTTGGCTTCTATGTCGAATGAACTGCAGAGGCGGTTCAAGGAGGctgtgaatgctgctgacattcacctTCATTTGAAAGAGTTGTATGGAGTACAGACTCGCTCAGAGAGACATGCTACTGTGAAagaactcatgactacacgTCTGCGAGATGAGACTTctgtccatgagcatggtgtcaGGATGATTGGGTGGGCTCATTGAGAAATTAGTGGGGCTCGACGtggttattcctagtgagctcaCGACTGATATTCTCTTGTTGTCACTACCCCCCTCGTTCGATGGATTtgtggttaattttaatatgaacaagcttgaggccacccttgaagagttggtcaataTGCTTACTACTTATGAGGCCACAATCAAAAAGGAGAAGCATGTTCTTCTAGTGGGTTCTTCGTCTGGTACGAAAAAGGGAGCCCCAAATAAAAGTAAGAAGCGTTCTGCCCCTCTAAAGAAGAACAAGCCCAACAAAAGGCcatacaagaaacctactccGGGGCCCTCAAAGCCCGACAAGTCAGAGCATGTCTGTTTTCACTGCAATaaacctggacattggaggcgtaattgcaaggAGTATCTAGCCCAGAAGCGTTCTGGCCATGGTATGTTTTACATAGAAGTAAATGTCTCAATTAATTtctcttcttgggtattggataccggatgtggttcTCATCTTTGCAATGATTTGAAGGTGATGGCAAGAAGCAGGAGACTTAGAGATGGCGAGACATTTCTAAGATTGgggaatggagcaagggttgctgcaactgctattggagacattactttgattttgaacaataattttaagttacttTTGAGAGACGTTTTATACGTTCCtgaattggttaaaaacattatttctatttctatgcttgatagagATGACtattcttgtgtttttgctaaaggtgtttgcaatatttacaagaatgaacgTTTGATAGGAACCGACGAATTAatgaacgatctctataacttaaaattgaaagatattccgttGAACAATATCCAAACACAAAAGAAAACagcaacaaacaaaagaaagttagatgatccaaacccCGCACagatatggcacgctagactaggtcacatttcccaaagaaggatgcacaaactagtaagagaaggcatgtttgacttgtcagacataaattctctacctacttgtgagtcatgtctaaaaggaaaaatgaccaaggctTCCTATAagggaaacgtggaacgtgcaaatggtctactggatttgatccacacagatgtttgtggcccgctaaacgttagcacaaaatatgggcaatcctacttcattacttttACTGATGactattcgaggtatgggtatgtctATTTAATGatacacaaatctgaagcatttgaaaagttcaaagaattcagatttgaagtagaaaaacagctagaaaggagtattaagacaattcgatctgatcgaggtggagaatacttgagtgctgaatttttggattatctaaaagagaatgagattctctcacagtggactccgccagcaacaccacaattgaatggtgtttctgaacgtcgtaatcgaaccttgatggacatggttcgatctatgatgggattcactgaattgcctacatcgttttggggctttgcgcttgaaaatgcggcaatgttgttgaatagtGTCCATACTAAAgtagtggataaaacaccatatgagatatggatgggaaaaactcccaaatattcttatttgAGAATATGAGGAAGtcttgcttacgtgaagcagacagtgggagacaaattggatagtagatccattttgtactactttgtaggatatccaaagaattctgttggatattatttttatcatcccaatgaagcaaaagtatttgtttcaagaaatgcgacctttttggaaagggagtttctattagatagaaaaggcaagatgattgaacttgaagaaattcaagatactccctcaactttagaagttgaacctaatcccctagaaccagtagttgaagtacaagctcctagaaggtctgatagggttatcaGACCACCTGCCAGATATACACTTCTTCATTGACAAAGCCatgatgagcattgtgttggatgtgatccaatgaatttcaaagaagcaatatctgatactgattcaaccaaatggcttgaagccatgcagtcagaaatggactctatgtattcaaaccaagtctggacattagtggatccacctgagggaatcgttcccataggatgcaaatggatctacaaaagaaagcttggggcggatgggaaggtagtgaccttcaaagcaagactggttgcaaaaggttatactcaaaggcaaggaattgactatgaggaaactttttcaccagtcgctatgtttaagtccattagaatactactagccatagcagcatggtatgactatgagatatggcaaatggatgtaaagactgcattcctcaatggagacatcaaagaaaaatttatatgtctcaacctgagggatacacatcagtaggaagtgagcataaggtatgcaaacttcagagatcaatatatggtctcaagcaggcatcaaggagttggaacctcagatttgatagcactatcaaagagtttggttttgctaagaatcctgaggaactgtgtgtgtacaagaaagttagtgggagtgcagtgacattcctagtgctttatgttgatgatatcctactcattggaaatgatgtaggattattgcaatcaactaaagtatggttggccagtaaattctccatgaaggatatgggtgaagcatcctatgtattgggaatacaaatctatagagatagatcaaaaaggatgttgggactcacccaagccacttatatcgataccattctgaagcgattctctatggagaGTCCAAGAGAgtatacttaccaatgtgtcatggtgctactctatctaaagctatgtgtcccaaaactgatgaagagatagagatgatgacacgtattccatatgcgtcagccattggtagtatcatgtatggtatgatatcgacgcgtcctgatgttgcttacgctttaagtgttacaagcagatatcaggtgaaccctggtccaatgcattggaaggccgtgaaagatattcttaagtacttgagaaggactaagaacttgttattggtctatgggggtggagaattaaaattggaaggctacactgattctagcttccaatgtgatgtagatgattcgaaatcaacctctggttttgtattcatgcttaatggtgcggctgtctcttggaaaagttccaagcaagacaccgttgctgATTCCACCACTggagctgaatacattgctgcatctgctgcagccaaagaggcagtttggatgaggaatttttccaagagttgggcgtcattcctaatggagttgatccagtcccggtgtactgcgacaacactggtgccgttgcgcaagcaagggaaccaaggtctcatcaaagatccaaacatatactgaggatgTTCCACATcgtccgggagattgtgggaagaggagacatatcagtcgaaagagtcccctctgcagataatgttgctgatctaCTTACAAATCCCTttccaggaccattgtttgagaagcatcgcgaagcaattggattaaagtttatgggtagttggctctagggcaagtgggagattgttagagtagatgccctgtaagtcaactgttggctagggaatttattgactcagttgtaataaacaatctttattttaatataatttaactttttatggtctcgttatactttatctgtatacccatgcaaacagtatagataaagtccttgattatgctttaatacaaatgaatcgtaattcgatgttgaaactcatttgtaaacactgcatattccaaattcgttcctagtcgattcagccgcctaaaacatggataaaggttgcttgagctcgagactagcatctgtgatgttgtgtactgcgtttcttggtaagggcatggagatgtccaaacatgcagatgggtagtcatatgatgattataccgaacaaccctccctcggactttccaagtggttatcattcatcgagaggataagtccgtggttatgattgtacaccattagtccttacatcccgggacaacactgaggcgctatatgctagggctgtgctttgactcgtttaccggctccaggagagttatcaggtgacgaggttgggtacagttgcgacacatataggagccagtgcatggaatctctggccagagtataagatgtacgttggagaaagaGTTCTTCAATAGTACACACGATGCCACTATtaaagttatcacatagttatcgaattaatatgcgaccctcgatgaaccaatggttgcaggtTCGATctggatatatgagatgaagggaccatactgtacgttaatcataaccgactggttcttgcaggcactatcagtgatacctagggaatcatggggcgatgctactagacgctcttattacgattcgatgggtttaatcagaaaatggtttctgacattctcatgatcaaatgttggacAAATTAAATGTACAAGAATTAACCTTTgcgttaacccatgaaggagctgcggaaggagctaagggctaggacatattgatgatgcaggaaatgaccctttagaaaatcaaggtgacaattaaggagtgcatgagattttgagccacattcatgactaatctagaacttgaagaatgcatgggattttggagatttatgcatgaaattttggACCAACATTATGATTACATTCAAGCCTTTCTTGGTGACCAAGAATTCGGCCAAGGGGTGGCTAGGTGGAAGGGTTTTtgtgcctataaataccactcATCTAGGTTGAGAGAAAGGCACCCCAAAAGCAAGCAAGAAATTCGGTTTTCCCCTTTCCCCTCACCCtacaaatttcggccaagtcaAGCAAGGGAAAAGAAGGAAAATTCGTGCAGTCCAGTACAATAACCCCGTACCGAAGTGTTCCCCAATCGAAGACATTATTTGTGAAGttgcgccgaagtgctgccAAAATTCCAAAGAAGAGATTTGTATAAAAATtcaagtaagtgggcttttgttacatattttgttgtatattaaactttgatatcaataatatgacatgcatgaatgtgtgtcctaaatttcgaaaatgtcAGTCtaccttttaaaatttcgatcgattatatgctTCGTTCGCTCTTCGAATatctttgattccgctgtgtcTGTCTAAAAATCTGAAATGTTGAACTCTGAGAAATCTGATAAGTCTGTCTGTTTTTTCTGAATTCTGTGTACATTGTTACGACTCAATTTGATATGgcacgagaattgtaattctttCTGGCCCTCATTGGtcggtataaaaccatgttctgttctggcccccattggtgggtataaaaccatgttctggcctcaccccttagaggactaacatattggggacaatttgaccatggaaatgagatgagtaacaatgttctgtctgttctgatatgttctgtttctgaattgttctgaatcatctgatgaattttgtcatttattcgatttgtctctgtcctgataagctaagaatattaagttttgaaagtctgttaaaagaacgttttaagaaaactaagttctatatgtatctttggaatcaaTCGACCcctacttgctgagtgtttcccaaaacactcaccccttacaaatttcagataaaaatgaggagcaattgaatgaggaagagcaagatgctttctagggttggtgaaccggagatcaagatcagaactcaagattttgctttcctttcgtttccgctatttgaaactctgatgtatttctaattctattgtcaatgtaaagaaaatgtttaatttatgga includes:
- the LOC142522488 gene encoding uncharacterized protein LOC142522488 isoform X1, which translates into the protein MTGNVERDFISIGESHCRLHLVASYHLLDPRRLLLASVQIQWHFELVEFPAIVHASRFARRCDLRARQASMGNTDRSWMYRRLENEFLSSEFCVGVETLVSFALSHPECLLDGKSRRPCNRKKCRNKCFDDAETVKFHLGRYGFVPNYYCWQLSW